The Branchiostoma lanceolatum isolate klBraLanc5 chromosome 1, klBraLanc5.hap2, whole genome shotgun sequence genomic sequence CGTTCAGCCAGGTGAGCCGAGCTGCGGGGTGCCCACCTGACGCTCGGCAGGTGAGGGACAGCTGATGACCTGCCGTCAGGGTCAGCTCTCCGCCTGATATGGTCGGCGGAGTCGGCATCGGAACTAAAACATGTAATACTTTCCTGATACATATATCATCAAACATACTTTGGAACACAACAAAGTGGATTGGACTAGATCGTGTAGCTTTCATTGTACCAAATCGTTCTTTTCAGGATAGATTACTTTGGCGGTACTCACCGACCACTGTCAGTGCGGTGGATATAATGGCAGGGTCggtagggtggggggggggggggggggggagggggcgggggtaccgagcatatcgggcctgctcggGAGGGTGGGTATGGATCACTTTGGCGGTACTCACCGACCACTGTCAGTGCGGCATCGGCGGCATCATCCGGGTGAGTGTAGCAGCTGTATTTCCCGTCGTCCTTCAACAGAGAATCCCTGATTTCCAAGTTGAATTCTCCCTTGGAACTATCGCCGACAATCTTATGGCGTCTGTAGGCCTTCAGGACGTTCCTATTGTAAGATATTGTCTTCTCGTCCGGTCCCCCTTCCCATATCACTGTGTCGTCATCAGCCAGTCCGATGAATGCGCACTTCATGACCGAAGTCTGGCCACGGAGGACTGCAACCGGCTCCGGCCTCTCTCGGAAAGATGCCCCGTTCACTCGAAACAGAATACACGGTTATCAAGTGTCAGTAGGTTCAATGCACTCTCTTTATGTACTGTTCTtctctgctgctgctgctataTCAATCATTCCCAAGACAGattatcattttttgtttgtttttgttaaagTAAAATAACGTTTTGTTTAGTTAAAATGACCCTGTCTGATTCTTTGGCAAGCTAATCTAACATCGCTTATTGTACGATCAAAGCAAATAGATGTAGCTGTCTGTCTTCCATTAAGAAGAACGTCAAATATCATGAACTATTATTTTGGAGGCGGGAGGTCACTGCCTCTGCTCGTAAAACAAGGCCAACATGTATTCAGCTTTGGAACATCGACCCGTTCAGGGCGGCCTTCCTTGTACATATCGAATTAACACTTTCAATCTTCCGGAGGTTAAAGTGACAGTCAAGCCGCGTGTATCGATGTTCAATATTTTGTGGCCGAAACTTCAAATTATCATGATGCCTTTAAAACCGCGGGATCAACTCGATGTTCAAAGAGAATATCAATGAGAAATGGCCACGGCCTGACGACCCATAAATATTTGCCTCATACCTGATTATCTGAAaatgtactttaaaaaaatatcatttggCGAGCACCACCAATGCAAGTTCAGTTGGAAAGCTGCGTTGTAAGTATAATATTTCCTAATCAAGTTCATCGGCACTCTGGTCGTTACCATAACTTTGTTAAGACGCCGAAGTAATTCCAATAAGCACATTACGACAGTTAAGGGACCACGAGAAGAATAACCAGGGCCAGGTTGGGGTGACCGCTTCGGGCAGAGGGACGTGCGGGGAATAGCAGAGAAACTCTGCACGTCAGCTCGATATTACTTTTCTTCGCCATGCCATCTACTTGTTCTATTTCTCAGAACAATACAGGCCGGTACCATTACCGTGTAGCGCTTTACGGTGTGTGGTTATCCAGAATAGCAGCCCTTTTCAGGATTTGTTATTACCAAATGGTCCTCTAAGGCTGGGATTTGGAAGCTGGGTTTCGATCTGTTTGGATTATGTGCTTTCTATGCCCACGAGGAGAAATATTCCGTGCAGGGTATTAAAACCTGGCAGTACATTCACATCACGTAGTGCGACGCACCTCCAGtctttgatatttgattatCAATCATTTACATGACAACGGAATTAAACACACTGTAGAGACTGTAGGGTTCACGGACAAGCAGTGCAGATTAATGTCGACAGGTTCACAATCATAAACCCAAGTTTTACATTCACGTTATGTTCATTCAGATCTACAGTCTAATAAGCAGGTGCGTTTTGTTGCAGTTTGTCTGGATATCTTACAAAATAACAAACTCAACTATGCCATGTGACATGTACCCACTCCGTCTGTTTAACACATTTTAATCTGTTATCACTCATCAGATCGATGAAGAAGGCAGCAATGCCTTGGAGCAGTGCGACAATTACTTGCAGCAGTGCGATAATGACTTGCAGCAGTGCGATAATGACTTGTAGCAGTGCGATAATGACTTGTAGCAGTGCGATAATGACTTGTTACATTGCAATAATGACCTGCAGCAGTGCGATAATGCCTAGTAGCAGTACGATAATGCCTTGTAGCAGTGCGATAATGACTTGTAGCAGTGCGATAATGACTTACAGCAGTGCGATAATGACTTGCAGCAGTGTGATAATATCTTGTGGCAGTGCGATAATGACTTGCAGCAGAGTGATAATGAATTGCAGCAGTGCGATtaaaaaactgcaaagaaaatcagagagctacggcagcttgcaggaaaGAAGAcgcagtggaaagaaatgaagaatgcagtcagaggttgtttccacaactacctgagctgcagaacacagtggataatCATCATCAGTGCGATAATGACTTGCAGCAGTGCGAAAATGACTTACAACAGTGTCATATGATCAAAAGGTCTCGCAGGAGTGCGATGATGACTTGCTGCAGTGCGATAATGCCTTGCAGCAGTGCGATAATGCCTTGCAGCAGTGCGATAATGACTTGCAGCAGTGCGATAATGCCTTGTAGCAGTGCGATAATGACCTACAGCAGTACGATAATTACTTAGCTTGCAGCAGTGCGATAATGCCTTGCAGCAGTACGATAATGACTTGTAGCAGTGCGATAATGCCATAGCTTGCAGCAGTGCGGTAATGACCTGTAGCAGTGCACCTGGTATTTATGACGGAATACGATGCATCGCCTTGTTTCGCCTCCCAGTTAATCATCCATCCTGAAGTACATAACTACATATGTCCAATTTAGATAAAGCTATTCTCAATGTTTATGAACGGCTCCAGTGCCTCACATTAATATAACTCAGTTATACACCCATGTGGACTTGGATAGATCTGTCCGCTGTAAAATGTTCGAAGCCTTACATTAAGCCGCCCGACCCTCCATCCTTATCTAACTTCGGTGTTGATTAAGAACAGCTGACATGTCATTGTGGTTCAAATGTAAGGAACATCTGGACCTCCCTGTGCTTGAACGAAAAGAGCTGCTTGAGAAAAGTGCGCTATCCTCCAGCCACGCTGGCATGTAACAGATGTGCACATTTCGGCCCCAGGGAGAGATAAGGCAGTTCGCCATTCGGGAAATCCACTTTAGATGCACATCAAGGAATAAGTGTCAGCTAGATGCCtacatatatgttgatagaataATACACTCTTTTCTAGCAGATTTCAATCGGAACCTTTTATCTGCGATTAGATTCGCTTTGCATCTTTTTTCAACAGGCAAAATTTTACTATCAACATGCGTCTTCAGCCTTGATGAGTGATTGGCCTTCACCGCTCCTAAGACGATCCCCATTCTCTGTATGTCTCTCAGTGAAAGCCTTTTGAAGCATCCCTCCAGCGCAGTCATTGCTCTGGCTTCTAGCACGCCTGCCAGAGTATTGAATTTGTGAATTGCAAAGTGTCCAGGTATACTACGTATGATGGCTGGGCACATTTTCTAAGCAGCTAATCCTGGCGTTATAATTAAGGAGGACATTTTCACCAGCACTTAATGCAAATGACGACTTCAAGTCATGAATGCTCGAACCCTATTTCTTCTAGCAGTGTCCAACGTTATGTATTGATCTATGCGATAAAACCTAATCATTTACTATTTTAGGTCACCGGATTTGAAGTAGCAATTacaaatttgaataattaatgacgTCGTAATCACATGTCACGATTCAATTAGAATCAGATTCAATAAAACTTAGTGCAAAAAGGATGTCCGGCATATTAAACTAAGAACCCCTGAAGATTGAAAAGTGCCTTTCTTTCTATTTCTACTCCATGTTTCCATTTCAAGTAGGCCAAAATAGGAACGTGACAGAAAAAGCAGTAGATGTGATCGGCAGGTCGCATATTGATCTTCCTTTTGCACTTTCCCTTTCAGCTTAGTTAAAGGTCCCTGTAATTTCCCGTTCAGCTCAGCTGGAAGGTCCCTGTAATTTCATTCCGGGTTGTCAGCTTCACCGCCCGGGTCATGTGCCAGTCTGGGCTGTGGGCGTGCGACCTTCACACGGGGTTTGTGCATGAAAGCAATCGCGTCCAGCCACGCGTCGCTCACCCGGGGGTTGTCAGGAGCAGGTAATGAAGATGCAAGACGCGCGGCGAGGAACATTTAATTGGGTTCATTTCAATGAAGCCCACAAGGATAATTGTTCCAATGGTTTTCGCAAGTCACATTCGATGCAAATGACTTACCATTACTCGTCTAGCTTACTCTTTACTCCTGCTTTTCAGAATTCAAAGTAGTTGAATATTCCAAATACGTCGCAAAGAGGCATCTGTTGTTTGAATGTAGGGTAAGTTAGGGTTGCATGGGACATCGCGAAACGTCCATTTCCACTGACTACACAAGGAACAGCCCTAACTGCTTGCAGTCAGACGTACCAGGGTTTCTTTTCCTTAGTTTATCATGAGAAGGATTTAGCTACGTTCCGGGTGACATGTGTCCTATAATACCTGTGACATGTGAGATGCAGTATCGACTAATTTACATGCAAAACGAAGACAGCAGGAAAACCGATTTCTCGTTAACGCGTGCTTCTCCTTTATAGTCGTGGTTTTCGATCCCCGCTGCCTCCGCGTGCGTGGCAACTGGCAAGGTCCTAATGAGACGGTTCATCAGGACCGAACACGTTAGCTGAGCCAGGTGGACCGGGGCTGCAGCACGTTAGCTGAGCCAGGTGGCCCGGGGCTGGAACACGTTAGCTGAGCCAGGTGGCCCGGGGCTGGAACACGTTAGCTGAGCCAGGTGGACCGGGGCTGGAACACGTTAGCTGAGCCAGGTGGCCCGGGGCTGGAACACGTTAGCTGAGCCAGGTGGCCCGGGGCTGGAGCACGTTAGCTGAGCCAGGTGGCCCGGGGCTGGAACACGTTAGCTGAGCCAGGTGGACCGGGGCTGGAACACGTTAGCTGAGCCAGGTGGCCCGGGGCTGGAACACGTTAGCTGAGCCAGGTGGCCCGGGGCTGGAGCACGTTAGCTGAGCCAGGTGGCCCGGGGCTGGAACACGTTAGCTGAGCCAGGTGGACCGGGGCTGGAGCACGTTAGCTGAGCCAGGTGGCCCGGGGCTGGAGCACGTTAGctaagccgtgcggatcgggattggagAAACATACGCTACTGAGCAATTGTACCTTTCCTCATCCCAGGCAGCCAGACTAGAACGCAGTATTTCTCCATTTCAGATTCATGTTTTATCTCCTACTCTCACATATTTGACAGATTTGACAGATTTGTGTTTATCTTCCAAGAAACACTGATGGCATCCTCCTATCCGAATGTATCATGTATACAGTCTGCCTATTAGTAAGAAGCCGCATCCATCATTGACCCACTTCAAGTCCCACATGGATGTCCCAAGTCGCCACCAGGAAATGTAACAGAGGAATAGACTCACGTACCTGACTGAGACAAAGCTTGACGCAAACTCACCTGTCTGAAGCCACGCCGTCAGGACCAGGACTACGCCGTACCTGGAGACGAGTCCAGACGCCATGTTCGTCACTGCACACGGCTCGCCTCCTGCCTGCTGACTCCTGTAAGCACTGTTCACTGTTGCCTCCCGCACAGTCGCGTATAAAGCAGTACTAACGCCTCCTGCCTGCTGACTCCTGTAAGCGAGCGGACACCGTGCACACGGCCCTGTGTGAAGGCCTCCTGCCTGCTGACTCCTGTAAGCGAGCGGACACCGTGCACACGGCCCTGTGTGGAGGCTTCCTGCCTGCTGACTCCTGTAAGCGAGCGGACACCGTGCACACGGCCCTGTGTGAACGCCTCCTGCCTGCTGACTCCTGTAAGCGAGCGGACACCGTGCACACGGCCCTGTGTGGAGGCTTCCTGCCTGCTGACTCCTGTAAGCGAGCGGACACCGTGCACACGGCCCTGTGCGGAGCAGCACTGTTCACTGTTGCCCCCCGCACAGTCGCGTATACAGCAGTACTAACGCCTCCTGCCTGCTGACTCCTGTAAGCGAGCGGACACCGTGCACACGGCCCTGTGTGGAGGCCTCCTGCCTGCTGACTCCTGTAAGCGAGCGGACACCGTGCACACGGCCCTGTGTGGAGGCTTCCTGCCTGCTGACTCCTGTAAGCGAGCGGACACCGTGCACACGGCCCTGTGTGAACGCCTCCTGCCTGCTGACTCCTGTAAGCGAGCGGACACCGTGCACACGGCCCTGTGTGGAGGCTTCCTGCCTGCTGACTCCTGTAAGCGAGCGGACACCGTGCACACGGCCCTGTGCGGAGCAGCACTGTTCACTGTTGCCCCCCGCACAGTCGCGTATACAGCAGTACTAACGTCTCCTGCCTGCTGACTCCTGTAAGCGAGCAGACACCGTGCACACGGCCCTGTACATTCCTTAGTACATTTGATACGCTGATGATAATGCTAAGCTTTCCGCCCACTTGTTGCAGTAGAAGAACCTCCTCATCAAGAGAGGCAAAAACGCCACCCATGTGTTCTCTGTCAGAAGAAAATGGGGTATTTCCCCCACTCTTTACGTCAGTGCGGGGGCTTCTTTAAGGTATGGTTATAGTTGTCCACTCATAGGCATTGAACTACCTCGCTGGGAGATGGAGACGATTATGCTAGGAGTTAGCGGTGAACATTGGTTTGAAGGCTTGCAGGTTGCACATGGGAGGGGGAAAGCTGTCATCGTGAGAGTTCCATATGTTGGAATTTTTTGGAAAGAAACTGTTGCTATAGGACGAGAcgagatgtatatatatatatatatatatatatatatatatatatatatatatatacatctcgTCTATATATAAGTCAATCTATCAGCTTACTCCAACTTCTTGATTTGTGATCGACTGTTTGCTGGCGCGCTTTAGGCATGATAAATCAGGCTCTACGGGATAAACAGGATCAGGCCGCGCAAGATTTGTGGTATCCGAGGCTTATGCTGAAATTTATTCCACCAGTGAGCCTGTCAACCTCTCTTACCTCTGCAGAACGCCTTGCTCCTCGGTGCGTCTGATATGGACTATATGTTGTCATATACCGAGGTAAACATGGTTGTGTTGAATATGGCTCTACATTTTGGCACATATATGATAAATGCTAGAACTGCATACCTAggaggtatacatgtataattgttGCAGAATGTTATATGATCAGGGCTCCGACTCTACTTTGCTGACATATGGCATACGTCTATGCTGCAAAGCTCTAAGCAGTATTTGTCCCACATACCACAGCATCCTATCTAGATTCTCTTTCTTACATACTAGCCCAGTACAAGCCCAACACTTTGTAGCGGCCTTGCCAACACGACACGCTCGACTGGAACGAAATATATCCAAGTATATCCATCACAGCCTTTCTGTATATCGGAATGCCAGCGCGGATTTTAAAGTAGCGCAAGATTGTACAATGTTCATAGATCCCTAGTCGCTCATAACGGATAGAAATTCTTGGCTGGTGCGGTGGTGTTTAACCTTCAGTTGCAGGGAAGCGGTGGTACAAATACTTCAAACCGATGCGTTTCACGTAGGCAAAACCGAATCATCTGAGAAATATGACTCTCAGGCTAGTTTCACGTAGGTAAAACCGCATCATCTGACAAatatggcactcaggctagtttcACGTAGGCAAAACCGAATCATCTGACAAatatggcactcaggctagtttcACGTAGGCAAAACCGAATCATCTGACAAAtttgacactcaggctagtttcACGTAGGTAAAAACCGCATCATCTGACAAATATTACACTCAGGCTAGTCTCACGTAGGCAAAACCGAATCATCTGACAAatatggcactcaggctagtttcACGTAGGCAAAACCGAATCATCTGACAAATATTACACTCAGGCTAGTCTCACGTAGGCAAAACCGAATCATCTGACAAatatggcactcaggctagtctCACGTAGGCAAAACCGAATCATCTGACAAatatggcactcaggctagtttcACGTAGGCAAAACCGAATCATCTGACAAATATTACACTCAGGCTAGTCTCACGTAGGCAAAACCGAATCATCTGACAAatatggcactcaggctagtttcACGTAGGCAAAACCGAATCATCTGACAAatatggcactcaggctagtttcACGTAGGCAAAACCGAATCATCTGACAAATATTACACTCAGGCTAGTCTCACGTAGGCAAAACCGAATCATCTGACAAatatggcactcaggctagtttcACGTAGGCAAAACCGAATCATCTGACAAATATTACACTCAGGCTAGTCTCACGTAGGCAAAACCGAATCATCTGACAAatatggcactcaggctagtctCACGTAGGCAAAACCGAATCATCTGACAAatatggcactcaggctagtttcACGTAGGCAAAACCGAATCATCTGACAAATATTACACTCAGGCTAGTCTCACGTAGGCAAAACCGAATCATCTGACAAatatggcactcaggctagtttcACGTAGGCAAAACCGAATCATCTGACAAatatggcactcaggctagtttcACGTAGGCAAAACCGAATCATCTGACAAatatgacactcaggctagtttcACGTAGGCAAAACCGAATCATCTGACAAATATGACACTCGGGCTAGTTTCACGTAGGCAAAACTAAACCATCTGACAAGGGAAACGATGTCAGCGTTTTCCTTACTCAATCCACCCTGGCCCAATTTTATAGGATGTTAGTACAACTAGTTTTATaacgttttttttctaatttttttttccaaataattCTACCCCAAATGATCTAATCTGCTCTTGCCACACGTCATTTGTTGGATATTTCTTGCCTCTACTTTTATAATACAGTTGGCCTAACCCCCACTTCTCCTTTAGCTCGACAGTTGGCCTAACCCCCACTTCTCCTTTAGCTCGACAGTTGGCCTAACCCCCACTTCTCCTTTAGCTCGACAGTTGGCCTAACCCCCACTTCTCCTTTAGTCCGACAGTTGGCCTAACCCCCACTTCTCCTTTAGTCCGACAGTTGGCCGAACCCCCACTTCTCCTTTAGCTCGACAGTTGGCCTAACCCCCACTTCTCCTTTAGCTCGACAGTTGGCCTAACCCCCACTTCTCCTTTAGTCCGACAGTTGGCCTAACCCCCACTTCTCCTTTAGTCCGACAGTTGGCCGAACCCCCACTTCTCCTTTAGCTCCTCCATGGTCACTTCGACGTTTTTTACGTCCCCGTCTTTGCCAAACACGCCGAACCTCGGGCCTTCCGGACGCAAGTCTCCCGAGAACCGAGGGTCCGAGGGCACCCCGGCCGGCTGCCACCTATAGCAATAAAGACATAAATAACCTCAGCCCTCTTTTCAACAATAATCATTTCCTTAATCCATGTACCCTGGGAGTGAAATGCTCCTTTAAACTTCGTACTATGTAGAAATAAAGAGACCTAAATGGTTTATAAACCTTTGATTTCGCTCACCTTGTATCGCAGCTGACCCGGGCAAACTGTGTGCAGTTCACAGTCGACATGTGCACGGTTCTGAGGGAGAATATAGGCAAGTTGTAAACATGCAAATCAGAGACCGCTTTCAGAAGACATAAAGCCCGAAAGGAACAGCCAAACAGTATCTCTACTGGTGTGACGTTTTACCGCATGGTGAAGATGAGAGCGTCGCCGGCTCGGAAATCTGCGGACTTCCACTGACCCCCGAACCGCCTCGTGATCTCCAGCGGGTCCTCCGTGAACCACCCCGTTCCTATGGCAACACAGGGTTTGTTATCAATGTACCAGGCACATTCGAGCCGGTTCCTATGGAAACACAGGGTTTGTTATCAATGTACCAGGCACAAACGAGACGGTTCCTAAGGCAACGCAAGGTTTACCATAACTGTACCAGGCACATTCGAGCCGGTTCCTATGGCAACACAGGGTTTGTCATCAATGTACCAGGCACAAACGAGCCGGTTCCTATGGCAAAACAAGGTTTATTATAACTGTACCACGCACAAACGAGCCAGTTCCTATGGCAACACAATGTTTATCATAACTGCACCTGGCACAAACGAGACGGTTCCTATGGCAACACAAGGATTCCAAATAAAAGGCCTAATCCAATTAGTTTCTATAGCAACAAAGTTCGCATttcattcattggtttggctgcCTGCTGGTATGGAATAAAGAGTTCTCAAGAAATGTACTAATGAATCGATTAAACGTTTAGCTAACTATCACTGAGGAACTCAACATGGAGAGCATGTGTTAGTCTGTTAAAAGATCAGAGTTGtataaaaggagaaaaaaagtaaaaattcaTCACAAATAAAGAAAGTTACCCCTATAGTCCATTTCCTGGATAACGCAGACCATCCGTGCTGACAACGCTTCAAAGCCGTGATGTCAGTTAGCTTAATGATTAGTCCGCCCTATATTTCAATACGCGTACGTGAAATTATTTCtgtataattcgtttctttttttatctttcttcAGTAAACTACTacgataaaactattcactataAACATAAAGAGCTTGTCTGACCTTTAAGCTTTGCTTCTTCAATGTCCAGACTCCCGTAAGTATCCTGGAAGTGCTGGAAACTGGAGAGCAAACAAGAATCTTAACCCGACTCCGTGCAATTCTGATTTGGCAGTTTAAGTGATGTCAGGGTGAAATATCGAATATTAGTCTTCATATGTTGAGTTCCTATGGTGAGAGTAGTGTTGTTAATGTACACTGATGTTGTCAGGAACGCACGCACAAGCGTCCCCATGTGcacacaatcaaacaaacaaacaaacaaacaaacacacacacacacaaacacacacacacaaacacacacatacgaaCACTCAAACACAGGCGTACAGACCAAACCAACGTAAATACTGACGTGTGCAAATTAACTACAGACGTGTGCAAATTAACTACAAACGCGTGCACATTAACTACAAACGTGCGCACATTAACTACAGACGTGTACACATTAACTGCAGACGTGTACACATTAACTACAGACGTGTACACATTAACTAAAGACGTGTACACATTAACTACAGACGTGTGCACATTAACTACAGACGTGTGCACATTAACTACTGACGTGTGCATACCGTCAAACACACACCTGCGGAGTTTATGGGAACCCTCGCAGACGGCCAGGGTGCCCATCTCCATGGTAACGTCTCCCAGCGGTGTCCACATGGTGTAGACCTGGTCCGTACCACGTGACATGTACACCCAGTCCACGTGAGCGCCGGTAAAACCTTCGTTGTACATTGCTCTGTTGAACAACAGCAATAAAAACACATGGCTCAACAGCAACAAACACATGGCTCAATGAAAGAACAGCAGCGACAAACACATGGCTCTGTTGAACAGCAGCAGGCAACCTTAGCTATGGTATGGTACCCAGGTAATTAAACCTACTTTAGCTATGGTATGGTACCCAGGTTGTTAAGCCTACCTTAGCCATGGTAGAACTCGGGTAACTAAACCTACTTTAGCCATGGTATGGTACCCAGGTTGTTAAGCCTACCTTAGCCATGGTATGGTACCCAGGTTGTTAAGCCTACCTTAGCCATGGTATGGTACCCGGGTAATTAAACCTACTTTAGCTATGGTATGGTACCCAGGTTATTAAGCCTACCTTAGCCATGGTATGGTACCCGGGTAATTAAACCTACTTTAGCTATGGTATGGTACCCAGGTTGTTAAGCCTACCTTAGCCATGGTATGGTACCCGGGTAATTAAACCTACTTTAGCTATGGTATGGTACCCAGGTTGTTAAGCCTACCTTAGCCATGGTATGGTACCCGGGTAATTAAACCTACTTTAGCTATGATATGGTACCCAGGTTGTTAAGCCTACCTTAGCCTTGGTATGGTACCCGGGTAATTAAACCTACTTTAGCCATGGGATGGTACCCGGGTAATTAAGCCTACCTTAGCTATGGTATGGTACCCAGGTTGTTAAGCCTACCTTAGCCATGGTATGGTACCCGGGTAATTAAACCTACTTTAGCTATGGTATGGTACCCAGGTTGTTAAGCCTACCTTAGCCATGGTATGGTACCCGGGTAATTAAACCTACTTTAGCCATGGGATGGTACCCGGGTAATTAAGCCTACCTTAGCTATGGTATGGTACCCAGGTTGTTAAGCCTACCTTAGCCATGGTATGGTACCCGGGTAATTAAACCTACTTTAGCCTTGGTATGGTACCCAGGTTATTAAGCCTACCTTAGCCATGGTATGGTACCCGGGTAATTAAACCTACTTTAGCTATGGTATGGTACCCAGGTTGTTAAGCCTACCTTAGCCATGGTATGGTACCCGGGTAATTAAACCTACTTTAGCCATGGTATGGTACCCAGGTTGTTAAGCCTACCTTAGCCATGGTATGGTACCCGGGTAATTAAACCTACTTTAGCTATGGTATGGTACCCAGGTTGTTAAGCCTACCTTAGCCATGGTATGGTACCCGGGTAATTAAACCTACTTTAGCTATGGTATGGTACCCAGGTTGTTAAGCCTACCTTAGCCATGGTATGGTACCCGGGTAATTAAACCTACTTTAGCTATGGTATGGTACCCAGGTTGTTAAGCCTACCTTAGCCATGGTATGGTACCCGGGTAGTTAAACCTACTTTAGCTATGGTATGGTACCCAGGTTGTTAAGCCTACCTTAGCTATGGTATGGTACCCAGGTTGTTAAGCCTACCTTAGCCATGGTATGGTACCCGGGTAATTAAACCTACTTTAGCCATGGTATGGTACCCGGGTAATTAAGCCTACCTTAGCTATGGTATGGTACCCAGGTTGTTAAGCCTACCTTAGCCTTGGTATGGTACCCGGGTAATTAAACCTACTTTAGCCATGGGATGGTACCCGGGTAATTAAGCCTACCTTAGCTATGGTATGGTACCCAGGTTGTTAAGCCTACCTTAGCCACTTGAAGTCGAATGTTTGAGGCTCAGCGCCCAGAAGGGAGTGGAAGAAGGCACGGGCTGTGAAACGGACGCCATGTATGCTGGTTTATAACATTTTTAAACATAGAAAAATCAGACTAGAGTATTATACAGCAACATGTACGCAATGCTTTAGAGAAAGTCTTCAAACAAGACAGTAAACATTCCGAGAAAGTGAgagtaagaaaaaaacaatacgATCGCTATCAGAGAGCAGTAGTAAGTTACTCACGTCTTGGTCCCTCGATGACCTTCAGAACGGCGCCAGAATGCGTGATGGAGTTCTTACCCTGCGGACAAACGATCAGGAGAGCATTTAGAAACTGCTGCATGCCATTATATCTAAAGTAGCATGTGGACAAATTATTAGTGTTGACAAATGATAGTGTGAACAAAGCAGTTCCCTCCAACTTGTTCTGTGGATGTATCGTCAAGACGCGCAGTTAACATGTCTAGCTATAGCTGGCGAGGTCCTAGTCGTCATGAGCTTGCGCCTGCGTACACTGTACCAGTTGGATAGCTTTAACTTGATAAGCATTTTTGCCATACAAAGCATTTAAGTAGACATGTCCCTTTGTTCTGACGTCACCTTCACGACCGTACTGACCTCCATAAATGGAACACATCCCCGGCCGCATCTTGAA encodes the following:
- the LOC136428382 gene encoding uncharacterized protein isoform X1; translated protein: MDGSAGRRIRLGPREVALGSADLQRLQPANHLLGDAAALRREMADKGYLFIRGLHDRQEVLDARLEVIKYVKESGEGKLDTSFPWQQGVLDSRCGRGCVPFMEGKNSITHSGAVLKVIEGPRPRAFFHSLLGAEPQTFDFKWLRAMYNEGFTGAHVDWVYMSRGTDQVYTMWTPLGDVTMEMGTLAVCEGSHKLRSFQHFQDTYGSLDIEEAKLKGTGWFTEDPLEITRRFGGQWKSADFRAGDALIFTMRTVHMSTVNCTQFARVSCDTRWQPAGVPSDPRFSGDLRPEGPRFGVFGKDGDVKNVEVTMEELKEKWGFGQLSD
- the LOC136446372 gene encoding kin of IRRE-like protein 1, which encodes MASGLVSRYGVVLVLTAWLQTVNGASFRERPEPVAVLRGQTSVMKCAFIGLADDDTVIWEGGPDEKTISYNRNVLKAYRRHKIVGDSSKGEFNLEIRDSLLKDDGKYSCYTHPDDAADAALTVVVPMPTPPTISGGELTLTAGHQLSLTCRASGGHPAARLTWLNGTQPFRSATMSTNEDQTLELFLPRLTKWDNGANFTCLADQGFPQLARTKASSRILRVKYPPVVQVPSPSVHVREGEPASLNCMVDSNPKSTVTWRKLGDSLRSFNMPR